One window from the genome of Microcebus murinus isolate Inina chromosome X, M.murinus_Inina_mat1.0, whole genome shotgun sequence encodes:
- the LOC105861902 gene encoding Golgi membrane protein 1-like isoform X2, translating to MMGLGKGRRSMKSPPLVLAALVACIIVLGFNYWIASSRSVDLQTRILELEGRVRRAAAERGAVELKKNEFQGELEKQREQLDKIQSSHNFQLESVNKLYQDEKAVLVNNITTGERLIRVLQDQLKTLQRNYGRLQQDVLQFQKNQTNLERKFSYDLSQCINQMKEVKEQCEERIEEVTKKGNEAVVSRDLSEKKDPSQQLQTLSKPQPRLQGAGLPRAEVPQREGNTPSDEETNEIQFVSEKEPQRDSLGLLQEPGQEQAVEDRPVGGRDLGRARELSRTPQVPAALLLSQENQETEDPERDQLVIPDGQEEEQDAAEEGRNEQKLGGDDDYNMDENEAESETDKQAALAGNDKNLNVFIAEDQKRDAINLFDQREKQNHTL from the exons ATGATGGGATTGGGAAAGGGGCGCCGCAGCATGAAGTCGCCGCCCCTCGTGTTGGCTGCCCTGGTGGCCTGCATCATCGTCCTGGGCTTCAACTATTGGATTGCGAGCTCGCGAAGTGTGGATCTCCAGACGCGGATCCTGGAGCTGGAAGGCAGGGTCCGCAGGGCGGCCGCGGAGAGGGGCGCCGTGGAGCTGAAGAAGAATGAGTTCCAGGGAGAGCTGGAAAAGCAACGGGAACAGCTCGACAAAATCCAGTCCAGCCACAACTTTCAGCTGGAGAGCGTCAACAAGCTGTACCAGGACGAAAAGGCGGTTCTGGTGAATAACATCACCACGGGTGAGAGGCTCATCAGAGTCCTGCAGGACCAGTTAAAGACTCTGCAGAGGAATTATGGCAGGCTGCAGCAGGATGTCCTCCAGTTTCAGAAGAACCAGACCAACCTGGAGAGGAAGTTCTCCTATGACCTGAGCCAGTGCATCAATCAGATGAAGGAAGTGAAGGAGCAATGTGAGGAGCGAATAGAAGAGGTCACCAAAAAGGGAAATGAAGCTGTAGTTTCCAGAGACCTGAGTGAAAAAAAAGACCCAAGTCAGCAGCTCCAAACTCTCAGCAAGCctcagcccaggctgcagggagcaggCCTGCCACGGGCAGAGGTGCCACAAAGGGAAGGAAACACACCCAGTGATG AGGAAACTAATGAGATCCAGTTTGTCAGCGAGAAGGAGCCTCAGAGGGACAGCCTGGGGCTGCTGCAGGAGCCAGGCCAGGAGCAGGCTGTGGAGGACAGACCTGTGGGCGGAAGAGACTTGGGGAGAGCCAGAGAACTAAGCCGAACCCCACAAGTACCAGCTGCCCTGTTGCTGAGCCAGGAAAATCAGGAGACTGAAGACCCTGAGCGGGACCAGCTTGTCATTCCCgatgggcaggaggaggagcaggatgCTGCTGAGGAAGGGAGAAACGAGCAAAAACTGGGAGGAGATGAtgactacaacatggatgaaaatgAGGCGGAATCTGAAACAGACAAACAGGCAGCCCTTGCAGGGAATGACAAAAACCTAAATGTTTTTATTGCTGAAGATCAGAAAAGAGACGCCATAAATTTATTTGATCAGCGTGAAAAGCAGAATCATACACTCTGA
- the LOC105861902 gene encoding Golgi membrane protein 1-like isoform X1 translates to MMGLGKGRRSMKSPPLVLAALVACIIVLGFNYWIASSRSVDLQTRILELEGRVRRAAAERGAVELKKNEFQGELEKQREQLDKIQSSHNFQLESVNKLYQDEKAVLVNNITTGERLIRVLQDQLKTLQRNYGRLQQDVLQFQKNQTNLERKFSYDLSQCINQMKEVKEQCEERIEEVTKKGNEAVVSRDLSEKKDPSQQLQTLSKPQPRLQGAGLPRAEVPQREGNTPSDGESQMPTPSSKVALELKSRGEKEETNEIQFVSEKEPQRDSLGLLQEPGQEQAVEDRPVGGRDLGRARELSRTPQVPAALLLSQENQETEDPERDQLVIPDGQEEEQDAAEEGRNEQKLGGDDDYNMDENEAESETDKQAALAGNDKNLNVFIAEDQKRDAINLFDQREKQNHTL, encoded by the coding sequence ATGATGGGATTGGGAAAGGGGCGCCGCAGCATGAAGTCGCCGCCCCTCGTGTTGGCTGCCCTGGTGGCCTGCATCATCGTCCTGGGCTTCAACTATTGGATTGCGAGCTCGCGAAGTGTGGATCTCCAGACGCGGATCCTGGAGCTGGAAGGCAGGGTCCGCAGGGCGGCCGCGGAGAGGGGCGCCGTGGAGCTGAAGAAGAATGAGTTCCAGGGAGAGCTGGAAAAGCAACGGGAACAGCTCGACAAAATCCAGTCCAGCCACAACTTTCAGCTGGAGAGCGTCAACAAGCTGTACCAGGACGAAAAGGCGGTTCTGGTGAATAACATCACCACGGGTGAGAGGCTCATCAGAGTCCTGCAGGACCAGTTAAAGACTCTGCAGAGGAATTATGGCAGGCTGCAGCAGGATGTCCTCCAGTTTCAGAAGAACCAGACCAACCTGGAGAGGAAGTTCTCCTATGACCTGAGCCAGTGCATCAATCAGATGAAGGAAGTGAAGGAGCAATGTGAGGAGCGAATAGAAGAGGTCACCAAAAAGGGAAATGAAGCTGTAGTTTCCAGAGACCTGAGTGAAAAAAAAGACCCAAGTCAGCAGCTCCAAACTCTCAGCAAGCctcagcccaggctgcagggagcaggCCTGCCACGGGCAGAGGTGCCACAAAGGGAAGGAAACACACCCAGTGATGGTGAGTCCCAGATGCCAACCCCCAGTTCTAAGGTGGCTTTGGAATTGAAGAGTCGAGGTGAGAAAGAGGAAACTAATGAGATCCAGTTTGTCAGCGAGAAGGAGCCTCAGAGGGACAGCCTGGGGCTGCTGCAGGAGCCAGGCCAGGAGCAGGCTGTGGAGGACAGACCTGTGGGCGGAAGAGACTTGGGGAGAGCCAGAGAACTAAGCCGAACCCCACAAGTACCAGCTGCCCTGTTGCTGAGCCAGGAAAATCAGGAGACTGAAGACCCTGAGCGGGACCAGCTTGTCATTCCCgatgggcaggaggaggagcaggatgCTGCTGAGGAAGGGAGAAACGAGCAAAAACTGGGAGGAGATGAtgactacaacatggatgaaaatgAGGCGGAATCTGAAACAGACAAACAGGCAGCCCTTGCAGGGAATGACAAAAACCTAAATGTTTTTATTGCTGAAGATCAGAAAAGAGACGCCATAAATTTATTTGATCAGCGTGAAAAGCAGAATCATACACTCTGA